One part of the Magallana gigas chromosome 5, xbMagGiga1.1, whole genome shotgun sequence genome encodes these proteins:
- the LOC105321473 gene encoding uncharacterized protein gives MPRLSKENCERCVGMLQAVMSQHAVAATVGTSQTTVSLLWRRFQTTGSTDDRPRSGRPNVTNPRAKSQIRLLHLRNRFLTVVDSAQNASGRRISSQTLRNRLKRCGLKARRPYKGTELTDRHKTSRRNWARQHLGFRVQEFSLVTSLI, from the coding sequence ATGCCTCGGTTGTCTAAAGAAAACTGTGAACGCTGTGTTGGGATGCTCCAAGCAGTCATGTCCCAACATGCTGTAGCAGCCACAGTCGGAACGTCTCAGACGACGGTCAGCCTTCTTTGGAGACGTTTCCAGACCACTGGATCTACAGATGACCGGCCCCGCAGTGGAAGACCAAATGTAACCAACCCTAGGGCGAAAAGTCAAATCCGGTTGCTTCATCTGAGAAACAGATTTTTAACGGTGGTAGATTCAGCTCAAAATGCTTCAGGGAGAAGGATTAGCTCTCAGACGCTACGAAACAGGCTGAAGCGTTGCGGTTTGAAAGCCCGTAGACCGTACAAAGGAACAGAGCTGACAGATCGACACAAAACCTCCCGACGGAACTGGGCGCGACAGCATTTGGGCTTTCGGGTGCAAGAGTTCTCTTTAGTGACGAGTCTCATCTAA